The DNA segment ATCAAGACTaagctttaaagagaaaaagacCATCCAATTGGAACCCATGACAACTAAATATCATATcattaataatttatctactttattatatacttTATGATTATGATATAATCATACAACTCCATCCAtcccttattttatttttcctctttcttACATTAAATATGGTATTAGATATCAAATACCACAACCTTATATATAACATGTATTTGATGGATTAGTCACATATATCTATCGTCTCCATTGTCCATCGCCACATTGTTCTGTTGGACAACCTTCTTTAGCAATATCGTAAATTTGAACTCCAGTATTGTAAATCAATCCAGGTCTCCAATCAACAGGAAGCACGTATTTTGCCCAAATCCACTTTCCATCATATCCAGAAGTCACCACAAACCGCAATTGCAATGGTCCTTTCGGAGCTGATTTTTTAGTCTCCCACACAGCTCCATAATTCCTACCCATATAATCCCAATTCGAGGAACCAACCTGTTTATACATTTTTATCTCGTTAGTTAAGACATATTTtgaagtgaatttgaaatgttttgaTAATCGATCTGACCTGAGCTATATCGATCGCTACTATTTCTGTTTGGCCACCTTGGTTAAGCAATTTAATGGCTAAGTAATTAGGATATTGACTCCATTCTTCCACTCTAACCAACAAGTTTTTGTCATCGTATATACAAGgtatcctaaaaaaaaaaaaaaaaaaaaagagaaaaaaaccaaaacccaaaTCATAAAAATTGGATAAGATCATAAAGATAAtcacaactttttaaaattggtCAACATCAAAGTGGgtgattaaattaaatcaatcaaaataTTGGTAGGTCTAACAGAACAAAAACAGAACCCATCATTGAAAAAAACTAAAAGGCAAACCTTTTGAATTCAACATCCACAACTCCATAACTCAATAGCAATCTATCTTTTCCACTCACAGCCATTTCACCAAAAGCTTTCTGACTAAGAACCAATCCTGTATAAGTATTGTCATTTCGATCTGTTACAATAATTTTCGTCCCTTCCTTGCTGCAAATTTTATCGTCCTTGCATCTCACCTGCAAAAACAGAGCATTAATCCAATCACAAAAAACAGGGGAAATGAAAACAGAGGATTGTTTGTTTTAAGAGTGTTTAATTACTTGAAAACAGGCGCCACAGCCAGCGCCATACTTGTATAGAGGAGGCATAATGGCGGAGAAGTAGCCGTTTGATAGTTGCAATGTAAGATCGCCATAGCCACAGGCGCCTCTATCTGCAAGAAATGAAACATACCCAATTGGTTAATTGTGAAAAATTAATCTGGGTCGGGTTTGGATCGGCCTTTAAAAGCGTAGGGATTGAAAGTTTACATAAACCAGCAGCTTCGTCTTGATAGAAGGCGGCTTTGGCTTGATGAATACAACGATCACAAGCAGTGGCAGAAGAGAAAAGGGAGAGGAAGAGGAGAGGGAGGAAGAAAGGCATTTTGTTTTTCTGAGGATTTGGAGTGAGAGAGAAGTAAGGGGAAGGGGAGGTTTATATAGGGGTGTTTTGATGGGCCATGGTGGAAAACAGGTGGGCATTTTGTTGAAAGGGGAAATGGAAGATATTAAAGACATTTTCTTTTGTGTGTTTTGTAATGATATTGTGTTATCCACGATTTTCAATCTTAAAAGCTAAGATTAACCCttttgtttttcgtttttttttttttaaattaaatttatcaacaCTATTTTCACTTCTaagaaatttgactaagaattcaatacTTAAAGAAatgtaaattattataagaattgtagatgaaataggtttaattttttttaaaaaaaactaaatgattatcaaatagaaCCTGAGATTGAATAGAATTTATTTCGATAATTGTCAAAATTAAcacataattatatattaacatCGTCGATTTTTATATTAACTAgatgaattttaatttgaatattgttatttttgttGATGCAAGATTATGATTAGTTAGGCATATCGAATCTATTATGGTCAGTTAatccttattattattagttacaaagattttattattattattattattagattgAAAGTCTATAAgttaataaactttaaattaatccttattattattattattttgaaattatttttttttttatcaaaattgaatataaatattctttttatcaaaatgaatccttattatttttattagtttgaaagtgtataaaatttgaaaatatattcatatttCATATTGTATCTCTACTTACAATGAAgctattattgttgtttttatcaattttgataaaaaaataatttcaaactaataataataaggatTAATTCAgagtttattataaatataagaaTTAAAGTAAAATGAGAgttaaaaaataagaatgatAACAATATTTTAACGAAAAAGAATGAATTGATGGGAGATTTATATTCACATTCCAATAAAAGGAAATGGAAGCGTGGACCCAAAAGGGGTTTGAAAGAAATAGATGAGAATCGTGGGATTGAGTTGGAAATGGAATGGCTTATATCAGAagcaaaattaaaacaattgaatgattaaaaaaaaaaacgcggTAAGAGAAAGggatattttaaaaagttatttttaaatatagaaaaatgaatcaaaatattaacaaaatataacaaaattttagaactatcaatgatagacgctgttctactagtgtctatcagtgacattgTTAGacattgataaaagtctatcaatgtctatcaacgtcCATCATGTTGGAATCCCACATTAGAAAAACCAAGGGGACTCACACTTTTTATAGGATAGATGAGTTACTCTTCTCCTTgccaattggttttgagatggaacCCCATACTATCAAATATGGTATAGAGTCCATAAAG comes from the Benincasa hispida cultivar B227 chromosome 5, ASM972705v1, whole genome shotgun sequence genome and includes:
- the LOC120078132 gene encoding expansin-like A2, with protein sequence MPFFLPLLFLSLFSSATACDRCIHQAKAAFYQDEAAGLYRGACGYGDLTLQLSNGYFSAIMPPLYKYGAGCGACFQVRCKDDKICSKEGTKIIVTDRNDNTYTGLVLSQKAFGEMAVSGKDRLLLSYGVVDVEFKRIPCIYDDKNLLVRVEEWSQYPNYLAIKLLNQGGQTEIVAIDIAQVGSSNWDYMGRNYGAVWETKKSAPKGPLQLRFVVTSGYDGKWIWAKYVLPVDWRPGLIYNTGVQIYDIAKEGCPTEQCGDGQWRR